Below is a genomic region from Medicago truncatula cultivar Jemalong A17 chromosome 3, MtrunA17r5.0-ANR, whole genome shotgun sequence.
aaagAGAAACACAAGATTAATGGATCTTACGCCTTTTACAAATCTCTCCTCATAAACGAAGAAATGGAAAAGGatagtttgttttgtttattattacaTTTATACCCTTGATAAACACCTTCATcatgttcattttaattttcgtgtgctgagtttttttcttctatatatttagtattatttatttatacttgTAAGCAActtcaattaaaaaaaggcCCACCAGCACTAGTTTGTATAAAATCTAACAAGTATTAAAAGAGACTAATACAATCTAAAATACATTACTAGATAAAatgtattaattaaattgaaaaatagtttttgaccaaaactaaataaaattgaaaaatagttaattacatgaattgttacttttttaaattgtaatgaTAATTAACAATAAcagattttaataaaaaaaataattgaaggatcgtattttgataaaaataaaatttaaacaatacTAATGTACTATAGTTTTTAAGTTCTagggtatttttgtcttttaaaaaataatcacacttctttctcttctatttctctcttctttctcttacATCAAACAACCCATCAAATCTACTTTATTtctcatctttttctcttttcttaaacTCTCTCACAccaatttctctcttcacaatttCTTCTTGCAACCAAACACACCGTTAAAGTGTATCATAAGGGAGTACATTGTCTAGACGTTTGTTTTatccctttttatttttcattaattgcTTTCTAATCGTATTTTTGATGGATTTGAATTGGAATATCCTtcatatttatgttaaaataaggTACTTCTTATATCAACcttaaatatgttaaaaataagGTACTTCTAATATGAACCTAAAAATAGATTTAAAGGTAAATCCTTacactttttagaaaaaatatctgtaaataaaaataattaagtgaTCAATACGATTTCGTTACTTAAAAAGTTGGATCaagatatgtttattttttaacgagtatttttattttatattattcaaGCGGaataaacattaaaaatcaAGATTTAGCGCAAGTGTTAGTGTGTATAATACCGATTTCTACTACATCTTCCTATTCTATACCTCGGATGGATCCTACATTCACATCTTATGACTCCATCTGAGGGATAGAATTGATGGATAAAGTGTTCACGAGAACGTTACCCCTTAAATGTCAGTTGtgtgtgttatatatatatatatgggttatGCTAGAAGCCAtccatgaaggtgtcttttagcaacccacacctcaaggtgtgatttccactttttagttataactttgctaaaagacaccttcataaaaattagttgatgtcttttaacaaatactaatataataacttgctaaaagacaccttcataaaaattagttgatgtcttttaacaaatactaatataataacttgctaaaagacaccttcataaaaattagttgatgtcttttaacaaatactaatataataacttgctaaaagacaccttcataaaaggtgtcttctagcaaagccctatatatatatacctcaaaattaatttatttattttttgttacattaatattaatttaattaatgtgaGTGCTTGAGTTAGGGTGAGAATATGAAGGGGAGACATCCCCACATTCCTGATGATATTATTAGATGCAAGGTCATAGTCATTCTTTTCATGTGTACCTCCATTTATTACCTTTGTCTTTTACATCCATTCCCTTCTCCATCCACTCAATGCTGTTTTGCCCTTTCCCTCTCCTAATATTATAACCTTTTGTTGCCACTAAATAATATAAGCTTCAACCCTCAATATCTCTCTCTATCTTTTTCTATCTCTTTCCCTTTGCATATCTCTCTTCCAATTAGGGTTTCCTCTTTAAGGGTATAGTGCTCCTCATCTAATAAATCTACGTGATCTTTTACTTCTCATTAGCTaaggctattttttttttctctcgtGAAGGTACAAGAACAGATTCAAAAAAGGTACTTCCCTTTTAGTAATTCTCCTGATCAAAGAAACCTACATATCACAAACAGGTAAAATCATGTTCATGTAGTTAGCTTCCCTCTTTTCTTTATGCATATATTTAGTTCTTTTCTATGATTTGTGCTCTTTTGAGTAAGGTAACGGTTGCTTGACACAAAATGGATCCTTTTGAAAAGACACTATTTAGGGCTTTGCCCAATTTATATGcctttattttatgatgatgtaGTTCTTTGCTGCAGCCAGATCTTTGGTtcaatttatttagttttgcgatgaaatctatatatataactttttactTGGTCATGTAGAGCTGAATTCCGGACGAAGAAAGATACATATATACATGTAAGTTTTGCTGTATGCActagtgaagaagaagataaaacaAACCAATAAACTAAAACTTAAGGGCCAAAATccacaaaaagaaaaggatgagttTCTTCAAAGTATAATTAAGAACccttcattgattttttttctatcattaattgaaaaaggaagagagaatggaaagaataaaatatattttaaaaggaaataaaaaaagtttttgaaagaaaaagaaagcatAAAGATAGTCATATatgtaatataatataaaaaagtttcaactaacaatcaaatttattagttaaatcaaccaacaaagtAAAGTCTCATGTACGTGTGATGTATGTGCTAGGGAAGAGTCAATGAAGAGATTTTAGGAGGGATGAATCATATAAAGACTTAAAGGATCTATACAATAAGATTGAACTCATCAATACTAAatcaaaaaaactataattttatttttattttttttgccttttcattatatatatgtatatggaTCATTCATTACTATAAGAtcaaagaaatattaaaaatgtgaaatgtaactgaaaataattaataattaatattagatCTGATATTCTTTATTTGTGACCATTGAGTTTTGTAATAACTTTTGAAACTAAACTGATTATTACTTGAAAACACGATGTATAGAAGGGAAAGTTAGAAGATAAATAGATTCATATTTTGTAtgactcaatattttttttattgctttgtAGCGCAGGAGAAAAAATGGCATCATCAAGCTCATACAATTCACCATGTGCAGCCTGCAAATTCCTTCGTCGAAAATGCATGCCAGGCTGCATCTTTGCACCATACTTTCCACCGGAAGAACCTCAAAAATTTGCAAACGTTCACAAGATCTTCGGCGCAAGCAACGTCACAAAGATCCTCAACGAACTCCTCCCTCACCAGAGAGAAGATGCAGTGAATTCCCTTGCTTATGAAGCCGAGGCACGTGTGAGAGATCCTGTTTATGGTTGTGTTGGTGCTATCTCTTTCCTTCAGAGACAAGTTCAGAGACTTCAAAAGGAACTTGATTCTGCTAATGCCGATCTTCTTCGCTTTGCTTACAATGAAATCTCTCCGAATTCCTCTCTTCCACCTCTTCCTCCTCTTGTTGTTCCGGCTTCGTTTCATCAATCTCAAAGACAGTTTAGTTCAAGATTTGGTAATggaaatgttgatggaaatggaTTTTACTCTTCTTTTCCTTATGCTATTCCATGGATTAATGATACCTCTTCTGAGGATATAAGTGGAGGTGTAGGTGGAAGAGGAGGAGGTGTAGGAGGAGGTAATTTGTGAAATCTGAATTTCTATCTAGCTAGGGTTTATTTACGTTATGTCACTTGTTGAGAGTTGTTGGGTATTATATAAGTCTGGTTCTTTCTATGGCTATGTATGTAGCCATAGTTGGAGTGTTGTGTCTAGGTCTactattttgtgttttttatttaataatttgaattttgaataaggcTTTTTTGTATTTCATTGTCTAGTT
It encodes:
- the LOC11426990 gene encoding LOB domain-containing protein 25, whose protein sequence is MASSSSYNSPCAACKFLRRKCMPGCIFAPYFPPEEPQKFANVHKIFGASNVTKILNELLPHQREDAVNSLAYEAEARVRDPVYGCVGAISFLQRQVQRLQKELDSANADLLRFAYNEISPNSSLPPLPPLVVPASFHQSQRQFSSRFGNGNVDGNGFYSSFPYAIPWINDTSSEDISGGVGGRGGGVGGGNL